The proteins below are encoded in one region of Aquisphaera giovannonii:
- a CDS encoding mechanosensitive ion channel family protein: MPDPSHLARRVPAPSVRLAALIGTFLAAVTPAAGAEPEKDAIPIDRLNAGLPRRDGLDLGTPQATLEHFIFSCEEGDYASAAHALDLNGIAPGRQAEEGASLARQLKEVMDRQVWFRWDEVPDRPDGQLDEASIKKQAEGREGPQSSLRLGTLYIGDVDYEVRLERVKPKDGPSAWVFSPQTVKHIPILHEEFGESWVEGYIPEVLKRTRFLKIRLWQWLGFAVLLATGTLLGWLTQKGLDLLNRPEWPWVRTVAEALEGPGSLALGLWTFYFLSRKILGLAGPIVSLIEPLYIAVLVASLIWFLQRLITYISARILNRYSGFNNDEANVLITRIEVVRHILTFAVLVAGTLFILTRFEWFRQVGVMMLASAGVAGLILGVAAQRVLGNVFAGILLALTQPVKSGDAIIFEEDFGWVEEITLTYLVIRTWDRRRLVVPIAHFLDKPIQNWSRRSQQLMLPLTIYADYRVDAQAVREEFERLMEASEEWDRSVPPIFQVTECKEGVVELRGLCSAADPTSSWNLRCRVREGLLAFLQDLEGGLYLPRRRIALVGDDRREPTHDANGHQHPEPAGLPDEAESGPGRAG; the protein is encoded by the coding sequence ATGCCCGATCCATCGCATCTTGCGCGTCGCGTGCCGGCCCCGAGCGTCCGCCTGGCCGCCCTGATCGGGACGTTCCTCGCGGCGGTCACGCCCGCGGCGGGGGCCGAGCCCGAGAAGGATGCCATCCCGATCGACCGCCTGAACGCCGGCCTGCCGAGGCGCGATGGGCTGGACCTGGGGACGCCGCAGGCGACGCTCGAGCACTTCATCTTCTCGTGCGAGGAGGGCGATTACGCGTCGGCGGCCCACGCGCTGGACCTCAACGGGATCGCCCCGGGACGCCAGGCCGAGGAGGGGGCGTCGCTGGCCCGGCAGCTCAAGGAGGTGATGGATCGCCAGGTCTGGTTCCGCTGGGACGAGGTGCCCGACCGGCCCGACGGCCAGCTCGACGAGGCCAGCATCAAGAAGCAGGCCGAGGGGCGCGAGGGCCCGCAATCGAGCCTGCGGCTGGGCACCCTCTACATCGGCGACGTCGATTACGAGGTCCGACTGGAGCGGGTCAAGCCGAAGGACGGGCCCTCGGCCTGGGTCTTCTCGCCCCAGACGGTCAAGCACATCCCCATCCTGCACGAGGAGTTCGGCGAGAGCTGGGTCGAGGGCTACATCCCCGAGGTCCTCAAGCGCACGAGGTTCCTCAAGATCCGCCTCTGGCAGTGGCTCGGCTTCGCGGTCCTGCTGGCCACCGGCACCCTGCTCGGCTGGCTGACCCAGAAGGGCCTGGACCTCCTGAATCGCCCGGAGTGGCCGTGGGTCCGCACCGTGGCCGAGGCGCTGGAGGGCCCCGGCTCGCTGGCGCTGGGCCTCTGGACCTTCTACTTCCTGAGCCGCAAGATCCTGGGCCTCGCCGGGCCGATCGTCAGCCTGATCGAGCCCCTGTACATAGCCGTCCTCGTCGCGTCGCTGATCTGGTTCCTGCAGCGGCTGATCACCTACATCTCGGCGCGGATCCTCAACCGCTATTCGGGGTTCAACAACGACGAGGCGAACGTGCTGATCACCCGGATCGAGGTGGTCCGGCACATCCTCACGTTCGCGGTCCTCGTCGCCGGGACGCTGTTCATCCTCACCCGCTTCGAGTGGTTCCGCCAGGTCGGCGTGATGATGCTGGCCTCCGCGGGCGTCGCGGGGCTGATCCTCGGCGTGGCGGCCCAGCGGGTCCTGGGCAACGTCTTCGCCGGCATCCTGCTGGCGCTGACGCAGCCGGTGAAGTCCGGCGACGCCATCATCTTCGAGGAGGACTTCGGCTGGGTCGAGGAGATCACCCTCACCTACCTGGTCATCCGGACCTGGGACCGCCGCCGCCTAGTCGTGCCGATCGCCCACTTCCTCGACAAGCCGATCCAGAACTGGTCCCGGCGCTCGCAGCAGTTGATGCTGCCCCTGACGATCTACGCCGACTACCGCGTGGACGCCCAGGCCGTCCGCGAGGAGTTCGAGCGCCTGATGGAGGCGTCGGAGGAGTGGGACCGCTCCGTGCCGCCGATCTTCCAGGTGACCGAGTGCAAGGAGGGCGTGGTGGAGCTCCGCGGCCTCTGCAGCGCCGCGGACCCGACCTCGAGCTGGAACCTCCGCTGCCGCGTCCGCGAGGGCCTGCTCGCCTTCCTCCAGGACCTGGAGGGCGGCCTCTACCTCCCCCGCCGCCGCATCGCCCTGGTCGGCGACGACCGCCGCGAGCCCACCCACGACGCGAACGGCCACCAGCACCCGGAGCCGGCCGGCCTCCCCGACGAGGCCGAGAGCGGACCGGGCCGCGCCGGATGA
- a CDS encoding ArsR/SmtB family transcription factor, with protein sequence MQAVVDEVFRALSDPTRRAIFEHLAREGEQSVRALTDRAGVSQPTVSKHLGVLKQARLVRDRPEGRQTYYRADRDGLAPLIDWMKHYAAFWAEHIDRLERLLEKME encoded by the coding sequence ATGCAGGCGGTTGTTGACGAGGTCTTCAGGGCCCTGTCCGATCCGACTCGCCGGGCGATCTTCGAGCACCTGGCCCGCGAGGGGGAGCAGTCGGTGCGCGCGCTGACGGACCGCGCCGGGGTGTCGCAGCCGACGGTCTCGAAGCACCTCGGGGTGCTCAAGCAGGCCCGGCTGGTCCGCGACCGGCCGGAGGGGCGGCAGACGTATTACCGGGCCGACCGGGACGGGCTGGCCCCCTTGATCGACTGGATGAAGCACTACGCCGCCTTCTGGGCGGAGCACATCGATCGCCTCGAGCGATTGCTGGAGAAGATGGAATGA
- a CDS encoding SRPBCC family protein — MTPPADGTERSQAESLSFDWDLPHPPEKVWRALTDPALLAEWLLPVAGLELEPGAAFSFEAPAQPGWDGVVKCRVLEVEEPRRLRYAWVVGDMELDTVVAFTLTPVASGTRLSLVHSGFRPDQKRNLGGARYGWTMMGGRLAEVLAGIS; from the coding sequence ATGACGCCTCCCGCCGACGGAACGGAACGATCGCAGGCCGAATCGCTGTCCTTCGACTGGGACCTGCCGCATCCGCCGGAGAAGGTCTGGCGGGCGCTCACCGACCCGGCGCTGCTGGCGGAGTGGCTGCTGCCGGTCGCCGGCCTGGAGCTCGAGCCGGGGGCCGCCTTCTCGTTCGAGGCGCCGGCGCAGCCCGGCTGGGACGGCGTGGTGAAGTGCCGGGTCCTCGAGGTCGAGGAGCCGAGGCGGCTCCGCTATGCGTGGGTCGTCGGCGACATGGAGCTGGACACGGTCGTGGCCTTCACGCTCACGCCCGTCGCGTCGGGCACGCGGCTCTCGCTCGTCCACTCGGGCTTCCGGCCGGACCAGAAGCGGAACCTCGGCGGCGCCCGCTACGGCTGGACCATGATGGGCGGCAGGCTGGCGGAGGTGCTCGCGGGGATTTCGTGA